The Acidobacteriota bacterium DNA window AATGACGTGACATCCCGGAGGAGCTGTTGCAGGCGGCCAAGCCCCATCTGTGCTTCTCCCACGTGATCAAAGGCCAGCCGGAGAATATGGGCCTGCTGCGGGAGGTGCTGAAGAAGCGCTGCACCCTCATCGACTATGAGCCCATCGTCGACCGCTTCGACCGCCGGCTGATCTTCTTCGGCCGCCACGCCGGCTACGCCGGGATGGTGGACGCGCTGTGGACCTTCGGCCGGCGCATGGAGCACGAGGGCATCCAGACTCCCTTCGCCGCCGTCCAGCCGGCGCACCGGTATCGGAGCGTCGACGACGCCGAGCGCTTCCTCGCCGAAGAGGTGGGGCAGGAGATCCGGGAGCACGGCATCGACCGGGCCATCCACCCCCTGGTGGTGGGCTTCACCGGCGGCGGCAACGTCTCCCAGGGTGCCCAGGAGATTCTCGACCGGCTGCCGGTGGTGGAAATCGAGCCCAGCGACCTGGAGCGCCTGAGCACCTCCGAAGCCCCTTCCCGGCGAGCCATCTACAAAGTCGTCTTCCGGCGCCAGGACCGCTTCCAATTCAGTCGCCATCTGCCTCACCTGACCGTCCTGGTCAACGGCATCTACTGGGAACCGGGGCACCCCAAGCTGGTGACCCGGGGCAACTTGCGAGAGCTGTGGCGAGGCCAGCCGCCGCGACTGCGGGTGATCGCGGACCTTTCCTGCGACATCGAGGGCTCGGTGGAAGCCACCGTGCGCACCACCACCCCGGAGCAGCCGGTCTATGTCTACGATCCGGAAACCGGCGAAGCCACCGACGGCGTCGAGGGCCACGGCCCGGTGGTGCTGGCGGTGGACAATCTGCCGACGGAATTCCCCCGGGACGCCTCCGACAGCTTCGGCGACTCCCTCTTCCCCTTCCTATCCGGTCTGGTGGCGGCGGACTACGACGTCAGCTTCGAGCACCTGTCGCTGCCGGCGGCGGTGCTCAACGCGGTCATCGCCCATGGCGGCGAGCTCACCCCCCGCTATCGCTATCTCGAAGAACACGTCCGAGCCGAGTCTTGACCGAGTCAGCAAAAAGGAAAGCGCGATGAAGAAAGCATTGGTTCTCGGGGCCGGCCTGGTGGTCAAGCCCCTCCTCGACGAGCTCTCCCAGCGGCCCGACACGGAGGTCCAGGTCGCCGCCCTCAACATCGAGCGCGCCGAGGAGCTGGTGGCCCAGCGCCCCCACGCCAGCGCCATGGAGCTGGACATCAGCGACCGCGCCGCCCTGCAGAAGGCTGTGAACGACGCAGCCGTGGTGATCAGCCTGCTCCCCGCCGACTGCCACGTGGCGGTGGCGGAGTGCTGTCTGGAAGCGCGGGTGCCGCTGGTCACCTCCTCCTATGTCAGCGACGGTATGCGCGCCCTCCACTCCCAGGCCCGGGAGCGTGGCGTACTGCTGCTCAACGAGACCGGCCTGGATCCGGGCATCGACCACATGATGGCCATGGAAGTGATCCGTCGGGTGCGCGGAGAGGGCGGCGAGATCCTCGGCTTCACCTCCTACTGCGGCGGACTACCGGCGCCGGAGGCCAACGACAACCCCTTCGGCTACAAGCTCAGCTGGAGCCCCCGAGGAGTTTTGCTCTCCGCTCGCAGCTCGGTGCGCTACCTGCAGGACGGCAAGGTGGTGGAGCATCCCCACCCCTACTACCCCGACGCCCTGCGCTCGGCGCAGGTGCCGGGGATCGGCGAGCTCGAGGTCTACCCCACCCGCGACTCGCTCAAATACCGCGAGCCCTACCACCTGGAGGAGGTTCCGGATCTCTTCCGCGGCACCTTCCGGTACCCGGGCTGGGCGCGCACCCTCATCGCCCTGCTGGAGCTCGACCTGCTGGATCTGGAAGAGCGCGACCACGCCGGCGCCACCTACGGCGAATGGCTAGCCCATCGACTGGGCCTGGAGGGAGGCACCGGGAGCGGCGAAGAGCAGCTCGCCGGAGCCCTCGCCGAGAGGCTCGAGAAGAGCGCTGGCGAAGCGCCCTCGGAAGCCTCCTCCCCACTGCAGGCGATCTCGGCGCAGGAGGTAGCGCAGCGCTTCCGCTGGCTCGGCCTTCTCTCCTCCCAGCCGCTGCCGGCGCAGTACGGCGCTCCCCTGGACCTGGTGGCGCACTTGCTCCAGCAGCGCATGCAATACGCCCCCGGCGAGCGGGACATGGTGGTCCTCGAGCACCACTTCCTCACCGTCAATGCCGCCGGCCGGAACGAGCAGGTCACCAAGCGGCTAGTGGCCTACGGCACCGCCGGTGACGACTCCGCCATGGCGCGCACCGTGGGCACTCCGGCGGGTCTCGCCAGCGGCCTGATTCTCGACGACCGGATCAGCCTCACGGGAGTTCACATTCCGGTGTCGGAGCAGCTCGCCGACCCCATCCTCGAGGCCCTGGCGCAGCGCGGTCTGGAGATCGAGGAGCACGTCACACCGGTGGATTGACGCGCTCCAGCGGGAAGGCGACGAAGACCAGCAGATTCCAGGTCAGGTGAGTGAGGGTGGGGGTGACCAAGCTGCGGCTCCACAACCGCTGCGCCGCCCACACCAGGCCACACACCAAGGCCAGCGCAAAGAGCACCGGCGAGCCGCTGCCCAGCTGGGGCAGGGTGTAGATCAGGCTGCTGAGGACTACCGCCGCCACCATCCGCCGGCCGCCCGCGGCGTTCCCCAGCACGGCATCCATCAGAACGCCGCGCCAGATGCACTCCTCCGCCACCACCACCACGACCAGCACCGGCAGCGCCGCCACCAACCCCGGCGGTGCCGCCAGGTCGGCGTAGAGCCCGCGCACCTGCTGCGCCAGGTTGGGCAGCAGGGCCACCGTCACCGGGTAGAGGAGATGGGTGAGTAGAGCCATGACCACACCCCCCGCCAGCCCCTGGAGCACGTTGCCCGGCCGGGTTCGGAAGAGCCGGCGCAGGGCCGGGCCGTCCACCCAAAAGCAGAGGGTCATGGCGAGGGCCGCCGCCATGCCGGTGGACAGCCAGACGCTGACCCGATCCCGGGTCGCCAGCGCCGCCGCGAAGAGCAGGCAGGATCCCGCCACCGCGGCGTAGAGCCGCCAGGCTGGAGCTGCCGGAGCTCGATCCCGCTCCCGGGACCGGCTCATGAGGCGCCGCCCGGAGCGGCCCTCTGCTGCGTCCAGTCGTGAGCCAGAGCGCGGAGGCGGCGGAGAGCGGCGGGGCTCGGAGACTCGGGATTCTTCTCGTCCTTCAGGGCCTCTTCGTCCGATAGGCACAGCTCGATGGCTCTCTCGAGCTCCGTCGGACGAGCCTGAAGGCACGGGGCCGGCAGCTGGTCCCAAACGCTCTCGCCGGAGGGCAGCAGATCCGAGGTCAGCCCCTGCACCAGCTCCCGGGCCAGAGCCCAGCGGGTGCGGGTCACCAGAGCGATCCAATAGCTCGACAGCTTGGGCGTCAGCACCGGCACGTCCAGCAGCAGCGGCCGGCGACCCAGCCGCGCCGCCACCCGCTCCAGGAGCTCGCGGTGGGTCAACGCCTCCGGCCCCGGCAGATCGAGCCAGCGGCTCTCCGCCAGCGGCAAGGAGAGGCTCGCCAGCAGCGCCAGCACCACGTCGTCGATGAATACCGGCTGAGAATGATTGCGCAGCCAGCGGGGCAAGATCATCGCCGGCAGCCGCGCCGCCAGATCCCGCACCATCTGCCAGCTGGCGCTGCCGGCGCCCATGACCATCCCCGCCCGTAGCTCCAGCGCCGGCACCGGGCCGGAGCGCAGCACCTCGCCGGTGCCCAGGCGGCTACGCAGGTGGCGCGAGGCCTCGCCCGCCGGCGCCACCCCGCCGAGATAGACGATGCGCTCGACGCCGGCCTCGTGAGCGGCGGCAGAAAACGCCTCGGCGGCACGGCGTTCCCGCTCCTCGTAGCGCCCGTCGCCGCCCATCTCGTGGATCAGAAAGTACGCGAAACGGCAGCCCTCGAGAGCCGGAACCAAGGTCTCCGGATGGTCGACATCGAGGCGCACCCAGCGGCGCTCCGGCCGCCGGCGGGCCGCCGCATCGGGCCGTCGGGTCGCGCAGCGCACGGGATAACCGGCGGCCTCCAGGGCAGGATAGAGATGGCGGCCGACGAAGCCCGTGGCCCCGGTCAGCAGCACTTCCCCAGACGCATTCTCCGCCCCGGGGTCCCGGTGGGTGTGGGGAGATTCTTCGCTCACCACCCGAGGCTATCCGAGCCGGAGCCGGCGGTGAAATCCGGTCCTCCTACAGCATCGGCAGGGTGGGCGCCAGCCCACCAAATCAGCGAGCGAGCCGCAGGTCAGGAGTCACCGGCTGCAGCGTCCGCCTCGGCGTCCTCCACCGGCTTGTAGAGACCGTCGAAGGCCACCCCCAACTCCTCGCCACCGTCCGGCGACTCCTCGATGAGCTGGCGCACGGTGCCGTCCTCGTTGGGAGTGAAGGTCATGCGGTAGGGCACCACCCGGCCGTCGGGATAGCGGTGCTCGCCGGCGAAGCGCATGGCGCCGTTCTCGAACTTGCCGCTGACGTCCACCACCGTGCCCCGGCTGTCGGTCCAGATCTGGCGCCAGACCTTCAGGCCCGGGTCATAGAAATTGACGCTGCGGCCAGTGCTGCCGGAGGCGGACTGCCAATTCTCCACCACCACACAGCCCTGCTCCGTCCGCTGAATGTGGTTGTGTCCCGCCAGCTGGCCGTTGGGGCCGTAGACTTCCCAACGCCCGAGCCAGAAATCGAATTGCTCGTAGACCTCGTCGAAGGCGCAGGGGCGGGCATTGACCTCCGCCCGCTGCACCGCCGCCTCAAAGCGCTCATCCTGCTGCAAAGACTGCAGGTCGGGGTCGGTGCGCAGGCGGTCGGGGACCGGGAAGCCCCGGTCCAGGGCCACGTCGAGGGCGGCGAAAGCTTCGTCCGCCCGTCCCAGGGTGGCGTAGGCGCCGGCCTTGCGATAGGCGACTCCCAAGGGCGAAGTGCCGACCTCCGCCGCGCGGTCGTAGGCTTCGAGAGCCGCCTCCGCCTCACCCCGGCGCAGCTGCGCCTGACCGAGCATCATCCACAGACCGCCCTGGGAAGGATCCTCCGCCAGCAGCGCCTCCAGCTTCGCTGCCGCTTCGTCCCACTTCTCGGCCTGGATCAACGCCATGGCTTGTGCCTGAGGGGATGGGGCCTCGGGGGATGGGGCTTCCTGCGCCACAGCGGGAGCTACAGCCCACCAAGACGCCAGAACGAAGCCAAGGGCCACCAGAGCTACAGCAGCCCGGCGACAATGATTCACCAGAACGGGTTCGACGGATCCTTCGCGCATGATGTCTCCTTCAGCAGAACAATAGTCCGCTGATCATACCGCCCTGACCCGCCGGGGCTCAGATCACCTTCCAGAGCCAGGTGGCCTTGTCCATGCGGCGCCGGATGCGCTGGATGTGATTCTGATAGCCGCGGCTGCCGCTCCCCGGATGCCAGCTGGAAGGCCGAGGCAACGAAGCCGCCAGCGCCGCCGCCTCCGCCACGCTGAGGGCCGAGGCCGATTTGCCGAAATAATGCCGCGCCGCCGCCTCCGCTCCGTAGATCCCCGGCCCCAGCTCCACGACGTTGAGATAGAGCTCCAGGATCCGCCGCTTGGAAAGCTCCCG harbors:
- a CDS encoding saccharopine dehydrogenase C-terminal domain-containing protein; translation: MKKALVLGAGLVVKPLLDELSQRPDTEVQVAALNIERAEELVAQRPHASAMELDISDRAALQKAVNDAAVVISLLPADCHVAVAECCLEARVPLVTSSYVSDGMRALHSQARERGVLLLNETGLDPGIDHMMAMEVIRRVRGEGGEILGFTSYCGGLPAPEANDNPFGYKLSWSPRGVLLSARSSVRYLQDGKVVEHPHPYYPDALRSAQVPGIGELEVYPTRDSLKYREPYHLEEVPDLFRGTFRYPGWARTLIALLELDLLDLEERDHAGATYGEWLAHRLGLEGGTGSGEEQLAGALAERLEKSAGEAPSEASSPLQAISAQEVAQRFRWLGLLSSQPLPAQYGAPLDLVAHLLQQRMQYAPGERDMVVLEHHFLTVNAAGRNEQVTKRLVAYGTAGDDSAMARTVGTPAGLASGLILDDRISLTGVHIPVSEQLADPILEALAQRGLEIEEHVTPVD
- a CDS encoding CPBP family intramembrane glutamic endopeptidase → MSRSRERDRAPAAPAWRLYAAVAGSCLLFAAALATRDRVSVWLSTGMAAALAMTLCFWVDGPALRRLFRTRPGNVLQGLAGGVVMALLTHLLYPVTVALLPNLAQQVRGLYADLAAPPGLVAALPVLVVVVVAEECIWRGVLMDAVLGNAAGGRRMVAAVVLSSLIYTLPQLGSGSPVLFALALVCGLVWAAQRLWSRSLVTPTLTHLTWNLLVFVAFPLERVNPPV
- a CDS encoding NAD(P)H-binding protein gives rise to the protein MSEESPHTHRDPGAENASGEVLLTGATGFVGRHLYPALEAAGYPVRCATRRPDAAARRRPERRWVRLDVDHPETLVPALEGCRFAYFLIHEMGGDGRYEERERRAAEAFSAAAHEAGVERIVYLGGVAPAGEASRHLRSRLGTGEVLRSGPVPALELRAGMVMGAGSASWQMVRDLAARLPAMILPRWLRNHSQPVFIDDVVLALLASLSLPLAESRWLDLPGPEALTHRELLERVAARLGRRPLLLDVPVLTPKLSSYWIALVTRTRWALARELVQGLTSDLLPSGESVWDQLPAPCLQARPTELERAIELCLSDEEALKDEKNPESPSPAALRRLRALAHDWTQQRAAPGGAS
- a CDS encoding tetratricopeptide repeat protein, with translation MREGSVEPVLVNHCRRAAVALVALGFVLASWWAVAPAVAQEAPSPEAPSPQAQAMALIQAEKWDEAAAKLEALLAEDPSQGGLWMMLGQAQLRRGEAEAALEAYDRAAEVGTSPLGVAYRKAGAYATLGRADEAFAALDVALDRGFPVPDRLRTDPDLQSLQQDERFEAAVQRAEVNARPCAFDEVYEQFDFWLGRWEVYGPNGQLAGHNHIQRTEQGCVVVENWQSASGSTGRSVNFYDPGLKVWRQIWTDSRGTVVDVSGKFENGAMRFAGEHRYPDGRVVPYRMTFTPNEDGTVRQLIEESPDGGEELGVAFDGLYKPVEDAEADAAAGDS